In Diorhabda carinulata isolate Delta chromosome 6, icDioCari1.1, whole genome shotgun sequence, a single genomic region encodes these proteins:
- the LOC130894866 gene encoding CXXC-type zinc finger protein 1-like → MSRKKDISREEIAKQFLLPERQSKIDTLLKQDGQAYCICRSSDSSRFMIACDACEEWYHGDCIKISEKEAKLIKRYFCIRCKEEDPSLVTRWKTKKEQEDSLSLQEERKSRKRKERGESKNDKKIKKCGECMGCYKTEDCGRCDVCTRKNRHGFSKNKERCKQRICVNALGGTRRKRRDSSAEREQSHNEHLKTDYPRQCYGPKCINSARYGSKYCSDQCGMTLAKTRILQVLPQRIQEWALSPSVAEELNIKALDQVRKQQVEVQQILQELDKRHKELDIVIERAKNANIDPNQENDNEDDAEISTYCVTCGHEIHSRTAIKHMEKCFNKYESQASFGSVFKTRIEGNNMFCDYYNHNNKTYCKRLRVLCPEHCKDPKIGDHEVCGCPLVKNVFSPTGEFCRAPKKSCIKHFVWEKLRRAEIDLERVRHWLKLEELLEKERQIRTSMVSRAGVLALMLHSTYNHELMEQITAAQDQQNNQRDNRVKSRYC, encoded by the exons ATGTCTCGTAAAAAGGATATATCT AGAGAAGAAATTGCCAAACAGTTTCTTTTACCAGAAAGACAATCTAAAATTGATACACTTCTTAAGCAAGATGGTCAAGCTTATTGTATATGTAGATCATCCGATTCATCGAGATTTATGATCGCTTGTGATGCGTGTGAAGAATG gtaCCATGGTGATTGCattaaaatttctgaaaagGAAGCAAAACTAATAAAACGATATTTCTGTATACGATGTAAAGAAGAAGACCCATCTTTAGTCACAAGatggaaaactaaaaaagaacAGGAAGATTCTTTGTCACTTCAAGAAGAACGTAAatccagaaaaagaaaagaacgAGGAGAaagtaaaaatgataaaaaaatcaagaaatgtGGCGAATGTATGGGCTGCTACAAAACTGAAGATTGCGGAAGATGTGATGTATGTACGAGGAAGAATAGACATggcttttcaaaaaataaggAGAGGTGCAAACAAAGAATTTGTGTGAATGCTTTGGGAGG aacAAGAAGAAAACGAAGAGACTCAAGTGCAGAAAGGGAACAATCCCATAATGAACACTTGAAGACTGATTATCCGCGACAGTGTTATGGACCAAAATGTATTAATAGTGCAAGATATGGCTCTAAATACTGTTCTGATCAATGTGGAATGACATTAGCAAAAACTAGAATTTTACAAGTTCTCCCTCAACGTATACAAGAATGGGCTTTAAGTCCTTCTGTGGCAGAAGAACTCAATATTAAGG ctCTTGACCAAGTACGTAAACAACAAGTAGAGGTACAACAAATTCTTCAAGAATTAGATAAGCGCCATAAAGAACTTGATATCGTAATTGAAAGGGCTAAAAACGCAAATATTGATCCAAACCAAGAAAACGACAATGAAGATGATGCTGAAATATCTACATATTGTGTGACTTGTGGACATGAAATTCACTCACGTACTGCTATTAAACacatggaaaaatgttttaataaatatgaatctCAAGCTTCTTTCGGATCTGTATTTAAAACAAGGATTGAag gGAATAATATGTTCTGTGATTACTATAATCATAATAACAAAACATATTGTAAAAGGTTGAGGGTATTATGTCCAGAACATTGCAAAGATCCAAAGATAGGAGATCATGAAGTATGTGGCTGTCCAttagtaaaaaatgttttttcgcCTACAGGAGAGTTTTGTAGGGCTCCCAAGAAGTCTTGCATTAAACATTTCGTCTGGGAAAAACTTCGCAGAGCTGAG attgatttggaaagagTTCGTCATTGGCTCAAGTTGGAGGAATTGTTAGAAAAGGAACGTCAGATAAGAACCAGCATGGTGAGTCGGGCTGGAGTTTTAGCATTGATGTTACATAGTACGTACAATCATGAATTAATGGAACAAATAACTGCAGCGCAAGATCAGCAAAATAATCAAAGAGATAACCGCGTTAAATCTAGATactgttaa
- the LOC130895507 gene encoding cyclin-dependent kinase 1 — MTTKNNINVSDFLKIEKIGEGTYGVVYKGKNKKTGELVAMKKIRLESEDEGVPSTAIREISLLKELRHPNIVSLADVMMEEQRLYLIFEFLTMDLKKYLDKIEPGKYMDPKLVKSYFYQMNSAILFCHQRRVLHRDLKPQNLLITVDGLIKVADFGLGRAFGVPVRAYTHEVVTLWYRAPEVLLGSSRYSCPIDIWSLGCIFAEMATKRPLFQGDSEIDQLFRIFRILRTPTDELWPDVSSFPNYKATFPNWTHFNLASQVKNLDDDGIDLLEQMLVYDPSKRISAKRIATHSYLQDVDLSVKPTFTDC; from the exons ATGACaactaaaaataacataaacgTGTCtgactttttaaaaattgaaaaaattggagaGGGAACTTATGGAGTCGTATATAAaggaaagaataaaaaaactggAGAATTGGttgcaatgaaaaaaatcag ATTGGAGTCAGAAGATGAAGGAGTACCATCGACTGCTATTAGAGAAATTTCTCTGCTTAAAGAATTAAGACATCCCAATATAGTTTCACTGGCAGATGTTATGATGGAAGAACAAAg attatacctaatatttgaatttttaactatggatttgaaaaaatatttagacaaAATTGAACCTGGTAAGTACATGGATCCCAAGCTtgttaaaagttatttttatcagATGAATTCAGCAATATTATTCTGCCACCAAAGGCGTGTACTTCACAGAGATTTGAAACCACAGAATTTACTTATTACTGTAGATGGACTGATAAAG GTTGCAGATTTTGGTCTTGGACGGGCATTTGGAGTTCCAGTAAGAGCATATACACATGAAGTAGTAACATTATGGTACAGAGCACCTGAAGTACTTTTAGGCTCATCAAGATACTCATGTCCCATTGACATATGGTCTTTAGGTTGTATATTTGCAGAAATGGCCACAAAAAGGCCATTGTTCCAAGGTGATTCAGAAATAGATCAGTTATTCAGAATTTTCAG aattttaagAACGCCAACTGATGAACTCTGGCCTGATGTATCATCTTTTCCCAATTACAAAGCTACATTCCCAAATTGGACCCACTTTAACCTCGCTAGTCAAGttaaaaatttagatgatgATGGAATAGATTTATTGGAACAGATGTTGGTTTATGATCCATCAAAAAGGATATCAGCTAAGAGAATTGCTACACATTCGTATTTACAAGATGTTGACCTATCAGTGAAACCAACATTTActgattgttga
- the LOC130895508 gene encoding T-complex protein 1 subunit zeta, which produces MAISLLNPKAEVARAAQALAINISAAKGIQDVMKTNLGPKGTLKMLVSGAGDIKITKDGNVLLHEMQIQHPTASLIARASTAQDDMTGDGTTSTVLVIGELLKQADIYIAEGLHPRLLTEGFDKARAKALEVLDKIKIPIDINKETLTDVCRTSLRTKLHHNLADVLTDVCVNAILSIKQNDKPVDLHMVELMEMQHKTETDTQLIKGLVLDHGSRHPDMPKSLKNCYILTCNVSMEYEKSEVNSGFFYKTAEEREKLVSAEREFIEQRVKKVIALKKSLCDGTDKTFVVINQKGIDPMSLDMLAKEGIMALRRAKRRNMERLALACGGVAMNSFDDLQESQLGRAGHVYEHVLGENKYTFIEECKVPQSVTILIKGPNKHTLTQIKDAVRDGLRAINNAVEDKALIPGAGSFEITANKELLAYKDTIKGKSRLGVAAYAEALLVIPKTLAINSGFDAQDTIVKLQEEARLNPEPIGLDLTSGEPINPKDAGIYDNYVVKKQIINSCSIIASNLLLVDEIMRAGMSSLKG; this is translated from the exons atggcTATAAGTTTATTAAACCCAAAAGCAGAAGTAGCGAGAGCTGCTCAAGCATTAGCAATTAATATTTCAGCAGCAAAGGGTATTCAAGATGTAATGAAAACCAATCTAGGACCAAAAGGAACACTAAAAAT GTTAGTGTCTGGCGCCGGCGATATTAAAATAACCAAAGATGGAAACGTTCTTCTACATGAAATGCAAATTCAACACCCCACTGCTTCACTTATTGCTCGCGCTTCAACAGCTCAAGATGATATGACTGGAGATGGTACCACTTCAACTGTTCTTGTTATAGGTGAGCTTTTAAAACAAGCAGATATCTACATAGCTGAAGGATTACATCCACGTTTACTTACTGAAGGCTTCGATAAGGCTAGAGCAAAAGCATTGGAAGTGcttgacaaaattaaaattccCATTGATATCAATAAAGAAACACTAACTGATGTTTGCAGAACAAGTCTTAGAACGAAG ttGCATCACAATCTTGCTGATGTTCTGACTGATGTTTGTGTAAATGCTATTctatcaataaaacaaaatgataagCCAGTAGATCTCCATATGGTAGAATTAATGGAGATGCAGCATAAGACAGAAACAGATACCCAATTAATTAAAG GTTTAGTATTGGATCATGGAAGCCGTCATCCAGACATGCCAAAAAGtcttaaaaattgttatatactCACATGTAATGTCAGTatggaatatgaaaaaagtgagGTGAACTCTGGCTTCTTTTATAAAACTGCCGAAGAAAGGGAAAAGCTAGTTTCTGCGGAACgtgaatttattgaacaaaGAGTTAAAAAGGTTATTGCTTTGAAAAAATCTCTTTGTGATGGAACAGACAAAACATTTGTGGTTATTAATCAAAAAG gtaTTGATCCAATGAGTTTGGATATGCTTGCTAAAGAGGGTATAATGGCTCTACGAAGAGCCAAAAGACGTAATATGGAACGTTTGGCTTTAGCTTGTGGTGGAGTTGCTATGAACAGCTTTGATGATTTACAAGAATCTCAACTTGGGCGAGCAGGACATGTTTATGAACATGTTCTGGGAGAGAATAAATACACTTTTATTGAAGAATGTAAAGTTCCTCAATCTGttactattttgataaaaggtCCCAATAAACACACTTTAACACAAATTAAAGATGCTGTTAGAGATGGTTTGCGTGCTATAAATAATGCTGTTGAAGATAAAGCTTTAATTCCAG GTGCTggttcatttgaaataacagcAAACAAAGAACTTTTAGCATATAAAGACACTATTAAGGGTAAATCACGTTTAGGAGTTGCAGCTTATGCAGAAGCTTTGTTAGTTATTCCTAAAACTTTGGCTATTAATTCTGGATTTGATGCACAG gATACTATTGTAAAACTTCAAGAAGAAGCGCGCCTAAATCCAGAACCAATTGGTCTTGACTTAACTTCTGGTGAACCAATTAATCCTAAAGATGCAGGCATCTATGATAATTATGttgtcaaaaaacaaataataaactcCTGCTCCATAATTGCAAGCAACCTACTGCTTGTTGATGAGATTATGAGAGCTGGAATGAGTAGTTTGAAAGGATAA